GCGTGGGCGCGTCGCCGTTGCGGCCGTAGAGGGCCATCAGGAGGTCGCTCTGCTCCGTCTTGGTCGGCATCCCCGTGCTGGGCCCGGCCCGCTGGACGTCGATCACGACGAGCGGGAGCTCGACCATCGTCGCGAGGCCGAGGAACTCGCCCTTGAGGGCCATCCCCGGCCCGGACGTCGCGGTGACGCCGAGCGCGCCGCCGAAGCTGGCGCCGATCGCGCTGCCGATCGCCGCGATCTCGTCCTCGGCCTGGAAGGTCTTGATGCCGAAGTTCTTGTACTTCGACAGCGCGTGGAGGAGGTCCGAGGCCGGCGTGATGGGGTACGTCCCGTAGAACACGTCGAGGCCGGACTTCGACGCCGCGGCGGCCAGCCCGAGCGCGAGCGCCTCGTTCCCCGTGATGGCGCGGTACGTGCCCGGCGGGAGGTCGGCCGGGGCCACCTCGTAGCGGGCGACGAAGCTCTCGGAGATGTCGCCGTAGTGGTAGCCCGTGTCGAGCGCGCGGAGGTTCGCGTCGCGGATCTCGGGGACCCGCTCGAACTTCCGCCGGATCCAGGCGCGGGCCGGCTCGATGGGCCGCGTGTAGAGCCACAGCGCGAGCCCGAGGGCGAACATGTTCTTCGCCCGGTCGATCTCCTGCTTGCTGAGGCCGGTCGCGTCGAGCGCCTCGTGCGTCAGCCGCGTGAGTTCGACGTCATGGCGCTCGAAGCCGTCGAGCGTGCCGTCGTCGAGGGGGTTGCTCTCATAGCCGGCGAGGCTCAGGTCGCGGTCGGTGAACCCATTCGTGTTGACGAGGACGGCGCCGCCGGGGCGGACGCGGCCGAGGTTCACCTTCAGCGCCGCCGGGTTCATCGCCACGAGGAGGTCCACCTCGTCCCCCGGCGTGTGGACGGCCGTCGAGCCGAAGTGGAGCTGGAAGCCGGAGACGCCGTAGAGCGTGCCGGCGGGCGCGCGGATCTCGGCCGGGAAGTCCGGGAGCGTCGAGAGGTCGTTCCGCGCGTGGGCCGTCGCGATCGTGAACTGCGACCCCGTCAGCTGCATCCCGTCGCCGGAGTCGCCGGCGAACAGGACGACGACCTCGTCGAGCGCGGTCGTGGGGACGGCGGGGGGGAGCTCGGACATGGGAAGACGGCAGGGGAGGGCAACGTACGCGACCCGGGTGCGTGGGCTTCCCGGCGCGCGTGCCCTCCGTGTCAACGTGGAACGAAAACGGGCGGAACCGATCCCCGCGGTCGCTCCCGAAGGCCCGGTTATTCATGGAACAGCGCGGGCCGGGGCCCGGGTATCACCCCAGTCCTCGGCTCCCACCATGTCCTCCGACTTCCTGTCGTTGTTCTCGCGTCCCAAGCCGGTGGTGGCCGTCATTCACGCCGGCCCATCCCCCGGCGTGCCCGGGTCGTTCGGCGTCGCCGCGGCCGTGGACCGGGCCGTGGCTGAAACGCGGCTTTTGGTCGAGTTAGGGGTCGACGGGCTCCTCGTCGAGAACGCCCACGACGCGCCCGCTCTGCGGGACGAGGAGACGGGCCCGGAGGTCGTGGCCTACATGACGCGCGTCGCCGTGGCCGTCCGCCGCAACGCGGACCGGCTGCCCGTCGGCGTCCGGGTGCTCCACGCCGACCGCGCGGCGCTCGCCGTCGCGCACGCCTCCGGCTGCCACTTCGTCCGGGTCGACGGGTGGGCCCAGGCACCGGACGCGGCCGGCCGGTTCCACCGCTACCGCCAGGCGCTCGGGGCGGATCTCCCCGTCCTCGCCGACCTCCGCCCGCCTACGGCCGACGAGGTCCCGGCGCTCGTCGCCGCGACGGAGGCCGCGCGCCCCGACGCGCTCGTCGTGCTCGGGCCGGCCGTCGGCCACCCCTCGGCGCCGGGCGTCGTGGACGCGGCCTGTGAGGCGGCCGGGCTTCCGCTCTTCTGCGGCGGCGGCCTCGACGGCGACAACCTCCTCGACTACGTCGACGCGGCCGACGGCTTCCTCGTGGGGAGCGGCCTCAAGGAGGCGCGCCGCTGGCAGGCCCCGGTCTGCGAGTCGCGCGTCCGCCGGCTCATCGGGGCCGTCGAGTACGCCCGGGGCCAGGAGGTCCGCCAGTAACCGGACGGAGCCGGACCCCCGCACGCCGGGGCTCGTCCCACGGCTGTCAGCCCCCGCCCCCATGGTCTCCTACGACGCCACAACCGAGACCGTCCGGATCACCGTCCGCCCGGCCTACCTCGACGGCAAGTCCGACGCGATGGCGCGCCAGTTCGTGTTCGCCTACTTCGTCCGCGTCGAGAACCACGGCGGCGACGACGTCCAACTCCTGCGGCGCCACTGGACCATCACCGACGCGGACGGCCACGTCCAGAACGTTGAGGGCGCGGGCGTCGTGGGGCAGCAGCCGACGATCCCGCCCGGCGAGGCCCACGAGTACCACTCGGTCTGCGTCCTCCGCACGTTCGAGGGCACGATGGAGGGGACGTACCTCATGCAGCGCGAGTCCGGCTCCCGGTTTCGCGCCCGGATCCCGCGGTTCCACCTCGTCGCGCTCGGCAACTGACCCGGCCCGCCTCGGCGCCGAGGTGGAGGGAATGGACGACCTACGGGAAGTCCGCCTTCCCCGCCAGGATCGTCGATCGGGTCACGGCCTGTCGTCCTGAGCCCAGCGAAGGATCTCGCTGGACGTGACCGGTTCGTCGTTCGAAGCGCCGAGGCGGGCAGATGCGAGACCCTTCACTCCGGCGCTGCGCGACTCCGCTCAGGATGACGTCTGGTGGGCGTCGGTGCCGACTGCTGAGCTACCCCGCCTGGATGCGGACGAGCGTCCCGTCCTGCACCTGGAGCTGGATCTCCGAGCGGTCGTCGCTCATCCGGTAGCTCTCGATGGCGTCGGGGAAGACCTCCGGCGGCGTGTCCATGTGGAAGAACGCGTCCGCCACGACGCCCCAGTCTTCGGGCGTGAGCGCAACGGTCGCCTCGCCGCCGTCGGCGACGTACGGGTAGTAGGCCAGGACCTTGTTGAGGTGGTTGATCGCTTGCTTGACGTGGAGGCCGGGATCCATGGGACGCGGTGAGGTTCGAGTACAAGGTCCGACCAGATCGCGGAAGGGAGGAGGGACGTCGTGGACAGGTTGTGGGAAACCGCGACTGGCGATCCGGCGCGGCGCGGGGCATCTTCCGTTGTCCCCCGCCCACGCGTTGCCATGCCCGTCGTCGACACCCTGCCCGCCACGACGGCCGCCGCCGAAGAGGCCTACCTCGGCGTCGTCGAGCGCGTGCTGGCGACGGGCGTCCGCAAGACGAACCGGACGGGGACCGACACGATCGCCTCGTTCGCCGAGCACTACAGCGTCGACCTCGCCGAGGGCTACCCGCTGCTCACGACGAAGAAGGTTTACTTCGGGTCGATGCTCCGCGAAGTGCTCTGGTACCTCTCCGGGGCCGACCACATCCGCGAGCTCCGCCAGCACACCAAGATCTGGGACGCGTGGGCCGACGACGCGGGCGATCTCCAGACGGCGTACGGCCGGTTCTGGAGGCGCTTCCCGGTCCCCGAGGCCGGCGTCGCCCTCGGCGGCGAGGTCTGGGCCGACGCCGGCCACCCGAACGTCCGCCGCGAGGCCGACGGGTCGCTCTCGTTCGACCAGATCGGGTACGTCCTCGACACGCTCCGACACGACCCGATGAGCCGGCGGCTCGTCGTCACGGCGTGGCACCCGGCGAACGCGGCCGTCAGCCGGCTCCCGCCGTGCCACTACACGTTCGCGTTTCAGGTCACGCCGGCCGAGGACGGGCCGGACCTCCTCAACTGCCACCTCACGCAGCGCTCGGCCGACCTCGCCCTCGGCGTCCCGTTCAACCTCGCCTGCTACGCCCTCCTCACGCAGGTCCTCGCCAATGCCGCCGGCCTCCGCCCGGGCCGCTTCGCCCACACCCTCGTCGACGCGCACGTCTACGTCGACCACGTCGAGGGGCTGGAGGAGCAACTCTCGCGGACGCCCGTGCCCGCCCCGCGCCTCACGATTGCTCGCCACGCCGACGGCCGCGCAAAGGACCCCGACGAGCTCACGTTCGAGGACTTCGCGCTGGTGGGCTACGACCCGCAGCCGGCCATCCGCTTCCCCGTCGCCGTCTAGCCCCGCCCGCCTCGGTGCCTCTGTGGACCGGCCGAGGCGGAGGGAGCCGCCCTCCTCATGAGCCCTGAGATCGTCGTCATCGCTGCCGTGGCCGAGGCGCCCGGGACGCCGTCGGACCGGCTCATCGGCGACGGGATGGACCTCCCGTGGCACCTCCCGGCCGACCTCAAGCGGTTCAAGGCGCTCACGTCGGGCTGGCCGCTCGTGATGGGGCGAAAAACGTTCGAGAGCCTGCTCCACCAGTTCGGCGGTCCGTTGCCGAACCGCGAGAACGTCGTCCTCACACGCCACCCGACGCACGTCGACCACCCGGGCATCCATGTCTACGGCGGACTCGCCGACGTGCTGGACGCGTTCGCCGACCGCGAGCGGATCTTCATCGGCGGCGGCGCGGGCGTCTACGGCTCGGTCCTCGACCCCGCCGGGCCCGTCCAGGCTGACCGGCTGGAGCTGACGTTCGTCGAGGGCACGTTCGAGGGGGACACGTACTTCCCCGAATACCGGCACCTGCTGGCCGAGAACGGCGGCCCGTTCCGCCTCGACGCGCGGGAGGAGCACCCCGCGGAGGACGGCCGGCCGGCGTTCCGGTTCGACACGTACGTCCGCGCTGCGTAAGCCCGCCTCGGCGCCGAGGCGGGGGGAGTCGGCAGGGCGGCCCAAACGAGAAACGGCCCCCTCGCCTGAGCGAGGGGGCCGTCGGAGTCGGGATGGCGGGATTTGAACCCACGACCTCCTCGTCCCGAACGAGGCGCGCTACCGGGCTGCGCCACATCCCGAGGTCCAGCGGAAAACCGCCGGGCCCCAAGGTACGACGTCCGACCGGGGCTGCCCACCCCCCCAAGCCGTGAAGCCGTCGCGAACCCTCCGGGCAGGCCGCTCGAAGCGGGCTACCGGTCGCGCTCGTACATCGACTCCACGAGGTCGGCGTAGTGGGCCTCGATGGCGCGGCGCTTGAGCTTCATCGTCGGCGTGAGGAGGTCGTTCTCGACCGTGAACGGCTCGGCGACGAACCGGAAGTCGCGGACCTTCTCGTGGCTCGGCGCGGCCCGGTTGTAGTCGGCGAGCGTCTGCTCGACCGCCGCGCGGAGCTCGGGGGCCGCCAGCAACTCCGCCTCGGTGGACGCGCCGAGGCCGAGGGCCCCCGCCTCCTGCCGGAGCCCGTCGAGGTCGGGCGCGACGAGCGCCGTGAGGTACGGCCGGCCCTCGCCGACGACCATGAGCTGCGAGACGAGTGGCGAGGTCGAGAGCGTGCTCTCGATGGGGCCGGGGTAGACGTTCTTCCCGCCGCCCGTCACGATCATGTGCTTGAGCCGGTCGGTGATGCGGAGGTAGCCGCCTTCGAAACGCCCCACGTCGCCGGTCCGGAACCAGCCGTCGGCGTCGAACGCGGCGGCGCTCTCCTCAGGGCGCTCCCAGTAGCCGGCCATCACGTTCGGTCCCTTGGCGAGGATCTCGCCTGGCCCCGTCGTCACGTCCGTCGGGTAGTCGTCGCCCTCCACCTCGGCGAGGATCCGGCCGGAGTCGAGCGCGCGGATGGCGACCGTGACGCCCGGCATCACCCAGCCGACGGTCCCGTAGATCGGCGCGTCGAACGGGTTGGCGGCGAGGACCGGGGCCGTCTCGCTGAGCCCGTAGCCCTCGATGAGGCGGATGCCGGCGGCCTCGAAGAACGTCCCAATCTCCTCCGGCAACGCGGCTCCGCCGCTGATGGCGAACCGGACGCGCCCGCCCAGCTTCTCGTGGAGCGTCGAGAACACGAGCCGATGGGCGAGGGCGTGCTGCGCGCGGAGGGGCGGCCAGATCGTCTTCCCGGCTTTCGTCCGCTGGGCCACCTTGCTCCCGACCTCGACGGCCCACGCGAACAGGCCACGCTTGACGACCGAGCCCTCGGCCACGGACCGCTGGATCGTCGAGTAGACCCGCTCGAACAGCCGGGGCACCGACACCATCACCGTCGGACGGACTTCCGGGAGGTTCTTCGAGACGGCGTCGATCGACTCGGCGTAGACGATCTGGCCGCCGGCCGCGAGGATCGTCGTGTAGCCGGCCGTCCGCTCGAAGGCGTGGCTGAGGGGGAGGAACGAGAGGTGGACGTCGCTCTCGTGGATGTCGTACCGGTCGAGCGCCGCGTGGACGTTCGACATGAGGTTCCGGTGCGTCATTCGGACGCCCTTCGGGTCGCCGGTCGTGCCGGAGGTGTAGATGAGCGCCGAGAGGTCGTCGGGGCCGACCTCGTCCGAGAGCGCGTCGAGGTCGAGGGACTGCCGCTCGCCTTCCGAGAGGGCGTCGTCCCAGGTCACGACGGGGACGTCAGGACGGGCCTTCCGCGGCGCGGCCATCGACACGATCGAGCGGAGGTCGGGGCAGTCGTCGAAGGCGCGGTCGGCCTTGCGGAGCTGGAGGCCGGTCGAGACCACGAGCACGGTCGCGCCGCTGTCGCGGAGGACGTACGCGACCTGGCTGGCCGGCGTCGTGGTGTAGAGGGCGACGGTCACGGCGCCGAGCTGCTGCGCCGCCATGTCGGCCACGGCCCACTCGGGCCGGTTCTCGCTGAGGATCGCGACCCGGTCGCCTTTGCCAACGCCTCGGGCGTGGAGGAAGCCGGCGAACGCACGGACCTGCGCGTCGAGGTCGTCCCAGGTGAGGTCGGTCCACGCCTTCGTGGCCTTGTCCTTGTGGCCGAGCGCGGCCTTGCCGGTGCCGGCGTAGTGCTCCGCGAGGCGGCGGAGGAGCTGCGGGGCGGTCTCGAACGGGACGACGGCGGGCATGCGGCGTGCGGTGAGGGCGCCGCAAGCCTACGCACGGCCGCTTCGTCCGTCTCCCGGGTCGAAGCGCGCAGCGACGCGAAACGTGGCCTCACCCTGCCCCACGACGAGCCGTCGCCCGGTGGAGTCGTCGCTCCCACCGCCGAGGCCCATTCCGCGGAGGGGACGCGCCCGACGACCGGCCCCCGTGCCGGCCGTTCGGAGGGGGCCGCCTACCTTGCCCCGGCTCCCGATTCCCGTCATGCGCGCGGTCTGGCTCTTCCTGTTGCTCGGGGCGCCCACGTCGGCGCCCGCGCAGCCGTGGTCGTTCGAGCGGGTCGGGGACCTCCCGCACAGCACCGTGATGGCGCTCCGGCAGGACGACCGCGGGTTCCTATGGGCCGGGACGCCGGACGGGCTCACACGGTACGACGGCCGGCGGGTCGCCGTCTTCCGCGCTCGGCCGGGTCAGGCGGGGTCGCTCCCGTCCTCGACCGTCCAGGCCCTCGCCCTGGATGCGGAAGGCGCGCTCTGGGTCGGGACCCCGGCCGGGGCGTGCCGGCTGGCGGACGAGGCGCACGGCCGCTTCGTGTGTCCCGGCCCCCGGCTCGACGTGCTCGACCTGTTCGAGGCCGAGGGGACCCTGTGGGCCGTCGATCGCGAAGCGCTGTGGCGGCTTGACGGCGGGTCGTTCCGTCGTGTCCGGGGGAGCCCCGCGGAGGAGAGCGGGGCCGTCCGCGTGCACGGCGCCCGGGACGGGGCGGTCTGGACGCTCCGGGCGACCGCCGGGAGCCCGACCGTGCGGTGGCTCCGCTACGACGTCGCGCGGGGGCGCCTCGTGGAGCGGGCGGCCGAGCGAGTCCCGGATCAGGCGGTCGGGATCGTGACGGCGACGGGACGCCTCCTCACGGTGCCGGCCGACCGGATCCAAGCGCTCGGGTGGGGGGCCGAGAGGCCGGCGGTCCTCGGCACGGTCTCTACGGCCGTGGCCGAGGACGGTGCGGTCTGGGTCGGCTCGGGGCGGGGCCTGCTTCGCTGGACGACTGGGGCGGTCGAGGCCGTGCCGCTCCCGGGCGGCTCGCCGCTGAGCCAAGCGGTGCTCGCGATCGTCGTGGACCGGGCCGGCGCGGTGTGGGTGGGCACGCGGAGCGGCCTGTTCGTCCACGACCCGGCGCGGGCCCGGTTCTCGCACCTCGATCCGTCCGACGTCGGCGCCGCCGCTCCCGTCATGGCGGCGACGACCTCGACCGACGGGGCGCTCTGGATCGGGACCTTCGGCGGTGGCCTCGTCCGCCAGCGGCCGGGGCGCCCGCCCGAGGCCGCGCCGGGGGCGCCCGAGGACGCGCTCGTCTGGGCGCTCCGGCCGGCCCCCGACGGCGGCCTCTGGGTCGGGACCGACAACGGCGTGTGCCGCCGTGACGTCGGAGGGCGCTCGACGTGCCTCCGGGCGCCACTCGCGCGGTCCGACGGGGACGCCTTCGTCTACGCGCTCGAGGGCGACGGGGCGGGCGGCGTCTGGGCCGCGGGGTCGTCGCTGGTCCGCCTCGACGGGCGCTCGGGCGCGATCGTCCGCCGGGTCGAGACGGAGCCGGTCGGGACGCCGACGGCGCTCCACCGGGACCGCGGGGGGCGCCTCTGGGTCGCGGTGGAGAAGCGCGGCCTGTGGCGGCTCGATGAGAGGGCCGGCCGGCTCCGGCCCGTCGCGGTCCCCGCGCTCGCCGCGGCCTCGGTGTGGGCGATCCACGAGGCGGCCGACGGCGCCCTGTGGCTGGGCACGTCGGACGGCCTGCTCCGCCTCGACCCCGAGGCGGCGCGGGGGGAGGCGCACGCGCCCGGCCTCGGCGGCTCCACCGTTTACGGCGTCGTCCCCGACGGCGACCGTCTCTGGCTGACGACCGCCCGCGGGCTCGTGCGGTACCGCCCGGCCGACGGCGCGCTCCGCCGGTTCGGGGCCGACGAGGGCGTCCGCAACGTCGAATTCAACCGGCGGGCCGTCCACCGGGCGCCCGACGGGCGCGTCCACCTCGGCGGGATGGCCGGCCTGACGACGTTCGACCCCGCGGCGTTCGGCGACGACGGCGCCCTGCCAACGGCCGTCGTGACCCGGCTCCGGGTCGATGGCCCGGGTGGGACGGAGGTCTATGGAGGGGCGGCGGTCCGCCTCGGGCCGTCGGCGCGGGCGCTCACGTTCGAGGTGGCCGCGCCGCTCCCGTCGGGCGGCTCGGCGCTCCGCTACGCGTACCGCCTGGGCCCGCTCGACGCCGACTGGGTCGAGATCGAGGGCGAGCCGGTCGTCCGCCTCGCCGGGCTCCCCCCGGGGGCGTACAGGTTCGAGGCGCGGGCCTCGCGCGGCGACGGCGTGTGGGGCGCGCCGGCCGCGGTCGCCGTCACGCTCGACCCGCCGTGGTACCGGACGGGCTGGTTCCGCTTCGTCGCGGCGGCCCTGCTGGCGGCGCTCGTCGTCGGCGCGGTGCAGCTCCGGGTCCGGGCCGTCCGACGCGAGGAGCGGATGCGGTGGCGGATCGCGAGCGACCTCCACGACGACGTGGGGAGCCGGTTGGCGTCGGTGGCGCTCCTGGCCGAGCACGTCCGCGACCAGGGCGCCCTCGACCCGCCCGAGGCGAGCCAGCTCACCGCCGTCGCCCAGGCCGCGCGGGGGATGGTCGAGAGCCTCCGCGAGATCGTCTGGTTCGTCGACCCGTCGCACGAGCGGCCGGGGTCGTTCGCCGCGCGCACGCGGGAGGCCGCCGCGTCGCTCGTCGGCCCGCGCGCGACCGTCGAGGCGCCCGACCGGAGCCGGCTCGACGCGGCCCCGTTGGCCGTCCGCCGCGACGTGTTCCTGATCCTCAAGGAGGCCCTCCACAACGCCGCGAGGCACGCCGGCGGGGCGACGGTCGCGGTGCGGATCGAGGAGTCGGGCCGGGAGCTCGTGCTGTCCGTCCGCGACGAGGGGCCGGGGTTCGACCCGGCCGCGGCGCGATCGGGTACCGGGCTCCGGAGCCTCCGCCGCCGCGCCGAGGCCCTCGGCGGCACCCTCGACGTCGCCAGCGCGCCGGGGGAGGGCACGGCCGTCACGCTCCGCGCCCCGCTCCCATGACCCGAATACCCCGTTCACGGGAGGCCGCCGCGCGTGCCGCGTGCGATCCTACGCCCGTGCTCGCCCCGGCCACCGTCTGGATCGTCGAGGACGACCCCCTGTACCGGGAGGCCGTCGCCGTGGTGCTGGCGGACGCCCCCGACGTGATCGCCGTCGAGGCGTTCGAGGCGGTCGAGGACGCGCTCGAGGCGCTCGACGCCGGCGGGGCGCCGGACGTCGTCCTCACGGACCTCCAACTGCCCGGCCTGAGCGGGCTCGACGGGCTCCGCCAGTTCCGGGCCCGCGCGGCCGGGGCGCACCTCGTGGTCCTGACGGTCTTCGAGGACGAGGACCGGATCGTCGAGGCGATCGCGGCCGGCGCGGGCGGGTACCTCCTCAAGCCGTCGTCCGCCGAGGCCATCGCCGAGGCGGTCCGGACCGCCCGGCGAGGTGGGGCCCCCATCACGCCGCGCATCGCGGCCCGCGTGCTCGACGTGTTCGGCCGGCTCGTCCGCCCCGGCCTCGAGCCCGACGACTACGGCCTGACCGACCGCGAGCGCGAGGTGCTCCAACTCCTCGTCGACGGCGCGACGAAGGGGGCCGTCGCCGACGCCCTGTTCCTCAGCCCGCACACCGTCGACGTCCACGTCCGCAACATCTACGGGAAGCTCCAGGTCCACTCGCGCGGCGGGGCCGTGGCGAAGGCGCTCCGCGAGGGGCTGGCGACCTGACCCGGCCCGCCTCGGCGCCGAGGCCGGGGGAGCGGGCCGGAATACCTCGTTCGCGTGAGGAGGGCGGCCAGCGTGCGGCCTACGCTGACCGTGACTCGCCGCCGCACACATGGACGCCCCGTCGCTGCGCCTCTCCGTGCCCCCGTTTGGCTCCCGGACCTCTCGCCGATCCCGCTTCTGGCGGTGGGCCGGGACCGTCGTCGTCGCGGCGTTCGCCGCCGGCGCCTCGTCCCAGATCGTCGTCGACGACGTGGCCGAGCGCTGGGACGACGACCTCTCGGACGGCGTCTGCCGGACGTGCGCCGAGTACGACGATCAGGGCAACTGTGTCGCCGCCGGAGGGTGCACGCTGTTCGCGGCGATCCAGAACGCGAACCTGACGCCGGGTTCAGAGACCCTCACGTTCGCGGTCTCGCCCGTCCCGGTCGTCGAACTCGAGCTCCCCTGGATCGAGTCCCCCCTCATCATCGACGGGACGGTGGGGACGAGCCGGGTCCAGATCGTCGGGGAGGGCGGTGAGGACGGGCTCCGCGGCCTCCTGTTCGTGGGCGCCCCCGGCTCGGAGGTCCGCAACGTCGACCTGTCGGGGCTCAGCTTCCCCCTCCAGTTTGACGACAGCCCTGGCGCCCGGGTCCAGGGCTGTGTCCTCCGCGACAACACGGGCAGCGCGATCCTGATGCAGAACTCGGAGGGCGCCGTCATCGGAGGCGACCGGAGCGACCCCCATCTTCGCAACGTGATCATCGGCAACCACACGGGGATCTCTCTCCAGGGGGCGGGAGGGCATTCGGTCCTCGGCAACCTGATCGGCGTCGACGAGACGGGGCAACCGCGCGGCAACCGGACCGGGATCACGATCGGGGCGGGAGGCGGCGACGGGACCGTCATCGGGAGCGACGACCCCGACTTCCGCAACGTGATCTCGAACAGCGAGGGCACGGGGGTCAACGTGTCCGGGACCGGCTTGGGCACGAGCGAGCCCGTCCGCGACGTCACGATCCTGGGCAACTACATCGGGACCGACCCGACCGGCCGGGTCGCCGCGGGGAACGGCCGGGGTATTGTCATCGGGAGGTCTGTGGGGATCGTCGTCGGGAGGCTGGCGGAGGGCGGGGGCAACCTGATCTCGGGCAACGGCGACGGGATCTGGCTCAACCACCTCGCGGCCAGTGCCACCGTCCAGGGCAACACCGTCGGCCTCGGCGTCGACGGCGAGCCGGTCCCGAACGAGAACGGCGTGGTGATCCGGGGAGAGGCGGTCCGGAGCCTGGTCTGGTTCAACCTGATCGCGGGCAACCGCGGCGACGGCGTGGTCGTGACGAAGGTCAACGACCTTGTCCCGGACGACAACGAGATCCGGAACAACGAGATCGGGGGCGACACTCTCCGCGCCGCCGCGCCCGGAAACGGCGGCGTGGGCGTCCGGATCGTCGACGCCTCCGCGACGACCGTGTCCGAGAACCACATCGAGGCGAACGGGGAGCACGGCGTCGTGGTCGAGGGGCTCTCGACCAGGACCGTCATCGCCTCGAACCACATCTGGCGGAGCGCGAAGGACGGCGTCCGCATTCGGCCGTTCGAGGACCGCGAGCCGAGCGCGACCGTGATCCGGCGCAACGGGATCGGCGTCGACACGACCGGAGCCCGGGACGGGGTGGGCAACGGCGAGTCCGGCGTGCGGGTCCAGGACGTGTCGTCTCAGACGGTCGAGAACAACGAGATCGGGAGGAACGCCGAGTATGGGATCGCGCTGGTCGGTGGCGGCGCTCACGAGGTCC
This sequence is a window from Rubrivirga marina. Protein-coding genes within it:
- a CDS encoding response regulator, with translation MLAPATVWIVEDDPLYREAVAVVLADAPDVIAVEAFEAVEDALEALDAGGAPDVVLTDLQLPGLSGLDGLRQFRARAAGAHLVVLTVFEDEDRIVEAIAAGAGGYLLKPSSAEAIAEAVRTARRGGAPITPRIAARVLDVFGRLVRPGLEPDDYGLTDREREVLQLLVDGATKGAVADALFLSPHTVDVHVRNIYGKLQVHSRGGAVAKALREGLAT
- a CDS encoding right-handed parallel beta-helix repeat-containing protein, which codes for MDAPSLRLSVPPFGSRTSRRSRFWRWAGTVVVAAFAAGASSQIVVDDVAERWDDDLSDGVCRTCAEYDDQGNCVAAGGCTLFAAIQNANLTPGSETLTFAVSPVPVVELELPWIESPLIIDGTVGTSRVQIVGEGGEDGLRGLLFVGAPGSEVRNVDLSGLSFPLQFDDSPGARVQGCVLRDNTGSAILMQNSEGAVIGGDRSDPHLRNVIIGNHTGISLQGAGGHSVLGNLIGVDETGQPRGNRTGITIGAGGGDGTVIGSDDPDFRNVISNSEGTGVNVSGTGLGTSEPVRDVTILGNYIGTDPTGRVAAGNGRGIVIGRSVGIVVGRLAEGGGNLISGNGDGIWLNHLAASATVQGNTVGLGVDGEPVPNENGVVIRGEAVRSLVWFNLIAGNRGDGVVVTKVNDLVPDDNEIRNNEIGGDTLRAAAPGNGGVGVRIVDASATTVSENHIEANGEHGVVVEGLSTRTVIASNHIWRSAKDGVRIRPFEDREPSATVIRRNGIGVDTTGARDGVGNGESGVRVQDVSSQTVENNEIGRNAEYGIALVGGGAHEVRFNTIGLDRDFTPVPNGESGIIVVSSDDNIIHENMIAANAEHGVHVRASENVWVAANGFRYPNAPFSARNGRVDVMLDQGASRNRIGNDLASAQTEGGNAFYAVEAAVVVASGDRNTLSGNQMPAGPIDLGDDGIDSWDPGDVDIGPNLYQNSPFVNEVAVFPGSDGTAVVIVNGELISAPSATYRVEVFSDRTFDRPTLYPRADAYLGAVEVTTDADGNAAFEFISEPLAGFPERMWVSATATDADGNTSELSGLNSDADAVIAFALRGLFEDPPGGEELELPFDLRQWTGGTLRDVQLRVEAEGARLLGAEAPRLPRPSSARGRCRSARSATSTTRVGAG